The Acinetobacter shaoyimingii DNA segment GCGTAATCACTTTATAATTGTGATATTCACCAGTATTTAGATAATCAATCATTATCTTCATTTAAAGACTGATTCATTCTAAAGGGTGCATGTTCAATGATTTGTGAAGTCAATTGTTCTAGCTGACGTGACTGCTTTTTCCAGTGGTGCCAATACAACATCACGTCAGTTTGTGCTTCAGGCATAATTTCGATTAATTGACCTTGTTTAGTATACTCTTTTATTTGAAACTCAGGCACCATCCCAAAACCAAGTCCTAATACAATACTTTCTAAAAAGGCATTGGAAGCGGGGATTAAATGATGCGGATATTGCGACATGTTCAATCCATATGCGTTGTAGATCACTTCATGATGCATTTGATCTTGCTCATTAAAAATCACAGCAGGAGCATATCTTAAACTTTCTCGATTGAAACCGTGCGCAAAATAGCGTTCTATAAATTGTGGACTCGCCACCATGTGATATCGCATGCTGCCTATAGGTTTTACTTCACAACCTTTAAGACTTTCTTGTTCCGTTGAAATGCAAGCATTCACAAGTCCTGCCTCAAGCAGATGATGCGTTTGAGTCTGATCAGCGACTTTCAGTTGAATGACAATATTTTCTTCAATCAAGATGGGCTGTATTGTCGATAATAGCCACGTCGCTAAAGAGTCCGCATTGGTGGCAATGTTGAGTGTATAAAATTGTGAACAGGCTGATTTTCCCATCAATTTTTCAAGCAGGTTTTGTTCTAAAACTTTGGTTTGTTGTAGATGGGCAAGAAGCTGTTGACCTGCTTGAGTCACTCGACATGGACGCTCACGAATAATCAATAAATGCCCTAATTTTTTCTCTAAAGCCTGAACCCTTAAGGTTACCGCTGAAGCTGTAATATGTAATCGTTCTGCAGCTGAATCAAAACTGCCAGTTTCTGCAACGGCTAAAAAAGCTTCACTATGTTTGCTCTGTAACATGATTCGATCGTATTTTTTAAGATTATAGGTATGAATATAACCTAAATAAAATCTAGTTAGATTGATATTTCCTTAATAATATTTATTTTAATGTAGAAAACTTCATAATCTGCTTTATCTTTAAAATGTATTGAAATGCAATGTTTAACAGCTATCTACAAGGTTTTAGTGTTGGTCTGAGTTTGATTATTGCGATTGGGGCACAGAATACTTTTATTTTAAAACAAGGTTTGCTCAAACAGCATATATTTTGGTTATGCCTAATCTGCGCACTTTCCGATTCTATTTTAATTGCGGCAGGGGTATTTGGATTTTCACATTTGGTGGTGAATTATCCGCAATCGATTCAAATCGCCAAATATTTAGGCGCTGCATTTCTAGTCGTGTATGGGGCGCAACATTTTTATCAGGCGCTGTTTAAAGCAGAAAAAATAGATATTACAAATGTTCAAGCGGGTCATCACCTAAAACCGCTCATTCTCATTTGTTTAGCCTTAACTTGGCTTAATCCGCATGTGTATTTGGATACAGTGGTTTTGGTTGGATCAATCTCGACACAATTTGAGCAAAGCAAACTTTATTATTTGTTTGGTGCAATCACAGCATCTTGGCTATTCTTTTTTAGTTTGGGTTATGGCTCACGCTTGTTATTGCCGATCTTTCAAAGTGCAAAATCGTGGAAAATTTTGGATGGGGTGATTGGGATGATCATGTGGTGTATTGCATTTCATTTACTCGAATTGAGTTTTTAAAATTGAAAGTAACACATAATAAGCTCGATGAAAGGATAGAACTTATCCAATAAGATGATTCGACAATGAGTTATTCTCGAATCATCCATGAAAGTTTAAGCCTGTAACGCTTTTAAATCTTCCAACACTTGTTCGGCATGTCCTGCGGCTTTCACTTTACGGTATTCTTTAACCAGCTTGCCGTTATGGAAAATAAAAGTCGAGCGCTCAATGCCCATGACTTTTTTACCATACATATTTTTTTCTTTAATGACATCAAAATGCTGGCAAAGGACTTCATCTTTATCACTGATTAAATCAATGGTCAGATTTTGTTTTGTCGTGAAGTTTTGATGAGCTTTTACCGAATCACGAGATACACCATAAATCGTGGTGTTTAAAGCATCAAATTGATCTTTTAGACATGAGAAACCTACAGCTTGAGTTGTACAACCTGGTGTTGAGTCCTTTGGATAAAAATAGATAATTAACCATTCTGTTTCAAGATTCGAAAGATTAACTTCACCAGTTGTGGTGGGGAAAGTCTGATTAGGTAGAATAATGCTGTCCGCAGTCATGAATATTGGTCCATTTCATAAATTTAACTATCTTATGCAGTAGATAAAAAATTAGCCACATATTGTGGCTAATTTAGAAACATTAAAGCTTAAAAGCTTATTTTTTAGATTGAGCAGCTGCCGCTTTCGCTTGAGCATCTTTCATTGCTTGTTGAGTTAATTTCTCAAGCTTGGTTGTTAGTGCTGAACCAAAACATGCTTTCAAGTCTTGATTTTGTTTTTGAACGAACGGCAAGCTTGATGGGTTTTTCTTTTGATTAATTGAGCTTTGAATTTCCCATTTTTGGTTGTTTGTCAATTTACCATCAGATTCAATTGCACACGTACAGTATTTTGAAACTTCATTTGCAGTTAACTTACCACTTTTGCCTGTTTCTTCTTTACACAGTGAAATTAAAGAAGATTTTACATTTGAACTTTTGTACGCTTGTTCCATTTTGTTCGCTTCTGCAGCGTGAGAAGCTGTTGCCGCCATTGCTAAAGCAGAAATAAAAGTTGAAAGAAGAATGTTAGATTTTAAATTTTTCATACATTGAACCTAGTAATTACGGTATATAACGTGTTGGGTCAGCGATGCCAGCATCTTCAAAACCTTGTTTTCGTAAACGGCAGCTATCACATTTACCACAAGCACGTCCTTGGTCATCAGCTTGGTAGCATGACACAGTTTGACTATAGTCTACGCCATGTTCTACCCCTAAGCGAATGATATTTGCTTTGGATAAATGTAACAGAGGTGTTTCAAATTTAAGAGGTTTTCCTTCAACACCAACCTTCGTTGC contains these protein-coding regions:
- a CDS encoding LysR family transcriptional regulator ArgP translates to MLQSKHSEAFLAVAETGSFDSAAERLHITASAVTLRVQALEKKLGHLLIIRERPCRVTQAGQQLLAHLQQTKVLEQNLLEKLMGKSACSQFYTLNIATNADSLATWLLSTIQPILIEENIVIQLKVADQTQTHHLLEAGLVNACISTEQESLKGCEVKPIGSMRYHMVASPQFIERYFAHGFNRESLRYAPAVIFNEQDQMHHEVIYNAYGLNMSQYPHHLIPASNAFLESIVLGLGFGMVPEFQIKEYTKQGQLIEIMPEAQTDVMLYWHHWKKQSRQLEQLTSQIIEHAPFRMNQSLNEDND
- a CDS encoding LysE/ArgO family amino acid transporter, which gives rise to MFNSYLQGFSVGLSLIIAIGAQNTFILKQGLLKQHIFWLCLICALSDSILIAAGVFGFSHLVVNYPQSIQIAKYLGAAFLVVYGAQHFYQALFKAEKIDITNVQAGHHLKPLILICLALTWLNPHVYLDTVVLVGSISTQFEQSKLYYLFGAITASWLFFFSLGYGSRLLLPIFQSAKSWKILDGVIGMIMWCIAFHLLELSF
- a CDS encoding peroxiredoxin produces the protein MTADSIILPNQTFPTTTGEVNLSNLETEWLIIYFYPKDSTPGCTTQAVGFSCLKDQFDALNTTIYGVSRDSVKAHQNFTTKQNLTIDLISDKDEVLCQHFDVIKEKNMYGKKVMGIERSTFIFHNGKLVKEYRKVKAAGHAEQVLEDLKALQA